CCTCATATTTCACAGCCTAGTCATGGCTCTTGTTATAAGGGGCGGGTCTTCGCAGAAAATTCCTAGCGATATGGTCCAAATAATAACCACGCTTTATAAATTATTGGTCATGGTCGGAGTCTTTTTTGCCATTGAACTTTTCTTTAATAGACTCTTGGGAAGCCTTGCAACATCAATCTTAGGTGGGATTTCGCTTGTAATTTTCTTATGCCTTTCCTTTAGCAAAAAGATTGCCTTCCTAGAATCTTTTGAGGATTTTTTCCTCTATTTTTCCTTCTATGTAATGGCAATTAGGGTGAGATCTGCAGCAAGCTTAAACCCTGTCCTCCTAGTCCTTAGCCTAATCTTGGTGGCAGGTGAAATATATATCAAGGAAAAATATATAAAAATCGACTATGGATTTTTGCTAAGTATCTTCCCTTTATCCTACCTGGCCCTTAAAACTGTAAGTCGCGAGTCGGCCTTTGACCTTATTGACCACTTGATTTTTGCCCTAATCTATATCTACCCGGCCCTTTTTGTAATTATCAAAGCGAGCCTTGATATAGAAATGTTAGCCATTTCAATAATTGCAATACTCGCTTCTTATATAATCGGCCAAGGCATTTTCAAAATCAAAAACAAATATCTTTCCTATTTGCTTTTAGGAATCAACTAGAAACGCAGACTCTTAGCCTGCGTTTTTTAAATTATTTCCTTAAGAAACATTGCTATAGCAACAACAGCTATAGTTTTAATAATAGATAGGGTTTTATCCATTCCGTATTTTTTCACTAGGAATTTTGACAAAAATTCCATAATAATTGTAACTATCAAAGTAATAATAAAAATTTTTAGGTATCTCATTTTCTCCTCCTTATTTAATTTCCCAAGCTACGGTCACTTCACTTCTTAGCCTTGACCATGGGATATTTTCTTGGGTAGTTTTTTTCATATTCATAGGGTCATTTATCAGAAAAGACCCATTTTTATAGGAATCCACGACCATGTAGTGGCCAGCATTTATAAAAGTTCCAGGACCTACTCTAATAACTATAGGATTGTCCTTAAGGGCCTGGATGAAGGCTTCTTTGTGGATTGGAATGTCGTAAGATTTTAGGTCGTAAGCCTCAACGCCTTCTATAAAATATTGCCAGTCAGTCCCATCCCGAGATGAGTAGTCTCTGGCAACAGCCATGGTGTTTGTTGGATAGATGTCATTTGTATTTAACTTACGGTTTAAGACCATGGCCATGACTGTTGGTCCACAACCCAGATTTGCCATAGTTCCTAACGAATAGGGCTTATCTGCCCAACGCTTGTCGGTTTGGCTAAAATACGGGGTTTTTCTCATGAGATTTTGAGAAAATCCAGGCTTAAATTTCCCACCTGTCCCCCTTGATAGGTAGGCGTGGTTGACTTTGTACTTATAAATCGCTTCGCCCTTTTCATTTATCCAATACATTTTGTGGTCAAAAACCTTGTTGACATTGCGGAGTAAGTTGAGACTCCTTTCGTGAAAAGCGTATTTCTTACCATCTATTGTGACAAGGCCTTCAGCAGGCTTGCCATCTTCAAAATAATACTTGTCGCCAAGCCAGCCTTTAGGATATGGTCCGTCAGTCTTAGTCGCTTCACCGTAATTATTAAAATAGAAGTTCATTCCATCAAAAACCCTATTTTGTTTCCTGAAAATTGACCCATCTTCATCAAAGCCGTAAGTAATGTTGTCAATGGTCTTAAGTCCCTTAGCATAGCCCTTTTCTGGATCGTAATATCCTAGCTTGCCTTTGTAATAGTCCCATCCGATGTAGTGGGCTTCCCCATCGGCATCTACAAAGACATTTTCATTTTCAATCTTTTTATTTTTGACCATCTGGCCGGTTTCTTTGTCAAAATACCTGCGGGCCTCGCCTGTATCTATTAATCCCTTGGCCAGACTCCCATCTTCCTTGTAATGATAGGAGTCAGTTAAAATAACTCCATTTGGGCTTTCACTTTCATTTTTAATCGGTTTTTTATCTTCAAGTTTTTTTGCATTTTTATTTTTATGATTAAGGTCTGGATATTTTTCAAAAATAATGTCGAGACTTGTTGTGTCGTAGTAAACTACCTCTTCTGCAGCAAGGGCAGAATTGATACCTAAGACAGCAGAAACTACCAGACTTAATATGAATAAATTCTTTTTCATCTAAGCTCCTAGGCTTTTCTTTTAATTATATCAAAGATTGGCTATTTTTGGCAAAAGAAAATCCCGACAAAGTCGGGATCAACAGAATATTTATAGGGAAAGTATTTTCTTATTTATTTGAAGACTCTTTTGCTTTTTCAATATTTGCCTTTAATTTGGCTATTTGGTCTTCACTTGTGATTGCTCCTACCACATCTTCGCCGACGATGTTGCCGTTTTTGTCAACTACGATTGTTGTTGGATAAGCAAATACGTGGTCTAGGTATTTTTTGATTTCGCCTTCGTTTTTAACGCCTAGAGCTTGGTAGGTTGGTTTGTTTTCATCAATTATTCTCTTGAAGGCATCCATGGTTGACTGGTCATACTCAGCATCTGTGCAAAGGGTAAGGAAGTTTACCTTTTCGTCCTTCTTAAGATCATCTGCAACCTTGTTGAGCTCTGGCATCTCTTGGATGCAAGCAGAACAACCTGTAAACCATAGGTTTATAACTGTTGCGTCATAGTTTTTGAAATCTTCGTTAGTAAATTTCTTGCCATCTTGGTCTTTTGCTTCAAAAGTTCCTAAAGTTGTTGGTTTTTCGCCTTCTACTTGAGGTTCTTCAATTGGGGTTGTTGTATCATTTGTAATTTTAGCGCCTTCTGGAAGGTCTTTCTTGCTGATAGCTTCTTGTTTTACTTCTTCTGGTTTAGCTTCTTCTTTTTTTCCACATGCCACTAAAGAGCCTGCTAGCATTAATGCTAAGATAATTTTGCTTTTATTTTTCATTTTTTTCTCCTTTTTTTCTTATGAATTCACTGGTGATGGCCTTGGTTGGACAAGCCTCCACACAATCTCCGCACCTAATACATTCTAAATGTGCGGTATTTTTTCTAATATCAACATCCATCTTACATACCCTTGCACACTTGCCGCAGTTGATGCACTTGTCTTCGCTCAATTTTAATTGATAGAGGGAAAATTTATTAAAGAGCGAATAAAATGCACCTAGCGGGCAAATCCACTTGCAAAATGGTCTGAAAAATCCAATGGAAAGGATGATTGTTATAACCAAAATTACAAATTTAAACCTGAAGAGAGGACCAAGAGCCGCTCTTAGTGAAAGATTTCTCGCCGCAAGAGGTAGGGCTGCTTCCATAATGCCCTGAGGGCAAATGTACTTGCAAAAGAATGGAGGCACAACTTCGTACTGGCCTTTTAAGGCAAAGCCCACTCCAACAAGGAGGCCAGTTAAAATTATGTATTTTATACTCCTTAGGGCCTTTAACTTTTTGGTTGAAAATTTCTTTGTTGGGATTTTATGGAGTAAGTCCTGGAAAAACCCAAAGGGACATAAAAATCCACAGATGAGTCTACCAAAGATGACCCCAAAAAACATTATAAGGCCGATTACATAATAGGAAAACTTATATTTTTTTGACCCTATGACAGCTTGGAGACTTCCAATCGGGCAAGAACCAGCCGCTCCCGGACAGGAATAGCAATTTAATCCAGGTAGGCAGGCTTTTTTGCCAGGTCCCTGGTAGATTTTGCCTTTTAAGAAATTATCCAAGTGGAAGTTGTGAGCCAGGGTGGATAAGGCTTGGACAATGAGTTTTTTGTAATTTTTTACCTTATCCAATTCCTATACACTCCAAACACAGATTGATTGCCTTCATAAAAACCGTATCCACTTCTTTTCTATAGACCCCAAAGCCAATGAAGGCAAGGCTTAGGGCAAGAAGTCCAATTGTAATTTTTCTTTCTTTCATCTTAACCACCTTTTTCATATTTTATATTCTATCAAAGCCTGTGTTAAATTCTCATAAAGACTTGGGAATAATTATAGTGAAAATTGAACCAACTGGCTCGTTGTCTGAAATTTCAATCTTTGCCCTAAGCATATCGGCTATTGTTTTTGACAAGGAAAGACCTATTCCATAGCCTTCTTGCCCCCTAGAAGAGTCGATTTGGTAGAAAAGATCAAAAATTCTTTCCTTATCAGAATCAGAAATTCCAAGACCGGTGTCTGCAACTTTTATTTTTACAAATTTAGAATCTTCCACAGCAGAAATTTCTACCTTGCCACCTGGCTTGTTATATTTAATAGCATTTTCAACTATATTAAAGACCAATCTCTGGAGGAGGCCATCGTCTGTGATAAGATTTATATCAGTTTTTTCCGTAATAAGTTCGACATTTTTAAGATCTGCCTTATCTTCCAGGTCAAGAATTATTTCATCTATCAATATATCTAGGTTTACCTCGTCGAGTTTGAGATTGGATTTTTTCCTCAAAGATAAAATCGCATCGACAAGACCATTTAACTTGCCTACATTGCTATCAAGGACTCTGAGCATTTTGAGAGCGTCTTCGTCATTTGTCTTTTGCCTATAAAGGTCAATCTGGCTTTGCATGACAGCTATTGGTGTCCTTAATTCGTGGGCCACATTTGAAGAAAAATCCTTCTGCCTCTTGTAATCAGCGTAGATTTTTTTAAGCATCTTGTTGAAAGCCTCTGAAAGCTCGACAATTTCACTTGAAGTATTATCCAAAATCACCAAATTTTCAAAACTTTCCGGCTTATCTATGTCAACCTCGGTTAGCTTTTTCTGGAGCTTTTTGAGGGGTGCAAGAATTTTCTTTATTATAAAGGCAAAGGAAAGAGATCCCAGGATAATCACAGTCGACATCACAAAAATTAGGTAGATTGTAAAGTCGCTTGCCGATTGGACCTTAGTTGTATCTACAAAAAGGACCATTGACCTGTCCATATTACCCATATTTGCGTTCATTTCCTCTATAACACCGTCAATTACCATGGCCTGCTTGCGGTTAATAAGGTACATGCTAACAAGGAGCATGAT
This genomic window from Anaerococcus murdochii contains:
- a CDS encoding C39 family peptidase, with translation MKKNLFILSLVVSAVLGINSALAAEEVVYYDTTSLDIIFEKYPDLNHKNKNAKKLEDKKPIKNESESPNGVILTDSYHYKEDGSLAKGLIDTGEARRYFDKETGQMVKNKKIENENVFVDADGEAHYIGWDYYKGKLGYYDPEKGYAKGLKTIDNITYGFDEDGSIFRKQNRVFDGMNFYFNNYGEATKTDGPYPKGWLGDKYYFEDGKPAEGLVTIDGKKYAFHERSLNLLRNVNKVFDHKMYWINEKGEAIYKYKVNHAYLSRGTGGKFKPGFSQNLMRKTPYFSQTDKRWADKPYSLGTMANLGCGPTVMAMVLNRKLNTNDIYPTNTMAVARDYSSRDGTDWQYFIEGVEAYDLKSYDIPIHKEAFIQALKDNPIVIRVGPGTFINAGHYMVVDSYKNGSFLINDPMNMKKTTQENIPWSRLRSEVTVAWEIK
- a CDS encoding sensor histidine kinase; translated protein: MKQKVYDSVVFKLISAVVVLFIIMLLVSMYLINRKQAMVIDGVIEEMNANMGNMDRSMVLFVDTTKVQSASDFTIYLIFVMSTVIILGSLSFAFIIKKILAPLKKLQKKLTEVDIDKPESFENLVILDNTSSEIVELSEAFNKMLKKIYADYKRQKDFSSNVAHELRTPIAVMQSQIDLYRQKTNDEDALKMLRVLDSNVGKLNGLVDAILSLRKKSNLKLDEVNLDILIDEIILDLEDKADLKNVELITEKTDINLITDDGLLQRLVFNIVENAIKYNKPGGKVEISAVEDSKFVKIKVADTGLGISDSDKERIFDLFYQIDSSRGQEGYGIGLSLSKTIADMLRAKIEISDNEPVGSIFTIIIPKSL
- a CDS encoding 4Fe-4S binding protein — protein: MDKVKNYKKLIVQALSTLAHNFHLDNFLKGKIYQGPGKKACLPGLNCYSCPGAAGSCPIGSLQAVIGSKKYKFSYYVIGLIMFFGVIFGRLICGFLCPFGFFQDLLHKIPTKKFSTKKLKALRSIKYIILTGLLVGVGFALKGQYEVVPPFFCKYICPQGIMEAALPLAARNLSLRAALGPLFRFKFVILVITIILSIGFFRPFCKWICPLGAFYSLFNKFSLYQLKLSEDKCINCGKCARVCKMDVDIRKNTAHLECIRCGDCVEACPTKAITSEFIRKKGEKNEK
- a CDS encoding CD1871A family CXXC motif-containing protein — translated: MKERKITIGLLALSLAFIGFGVYRKEVDTVFMKAINLCLECIGIG
- a CDS encoding TlpA family protein disulfide reductase, with translation MKNKSKIILALMLAGSLVACGKKEEAKPEEVKQEAISKKDLPEGAKITNDTTTPIEEPQVEGEKPTTLGTFEAKDQDGKKFTNEDFKNYDATVINLWFTGCSACIQEMPELNKVADDLKKDEKVNFLTLCTDAEYDQSTMDAFKRIIDENKPTYQALGVKNEGEIKKYLDHVFAYPTTIVVDKNGNIVGEDVVGAITSEDQIAKLKANIEKAKESSNK